The Misgurnus anguillicaudatus chromosome 12, ASM2758022v2, whole genome shotgun sequence region GGGGTCCCAAGGAAAAAGGTTGGGAAGCACTGTTATTATAGCTGATTAGGCATGCATGTTGTATTTATGTCATAGTATGCTAACAAATTCATTTATGacttttcaaatgtttataCTAGTGTCGCATTTATTGGTGACACTAAaccacaaaatcagtcataatggtctttttaaatttatactacataaataagctttccattaatgtatggtttgttagaataggacaatatttggccaagatgcaactatttgaaaattgaATGGtgcaaaatgtttaatatttagaaTAACACCTTCAAATacagtaatttaattattaaacatacatttatgatatatttataatagaaaattacaaaaaaatataatgatCTTTAcctaatatcctaatgattttttgcataaaatgacaATTTTGATCCAcacaaatgtattattaactattgctacaaatatacccgtgtgactTGTGATTGGTTTTGTGCTCCAGGGtcagttttttttgtaaagtatCTAATCACTGTTGTATAGAATTGTTAAGAATAAACTAATTTTCAAggcaagttttatttatatctgCAATATTCCTGTAAACTTTTTGATTTTTCTGTTTGAATAGGAcacatctttgtttttattatgactttaattcaatattttccatgactAATGATACCCTTCGATTACATTACAAACGACCATAACAGCTTTTGAAAATGACTTTTATTATGAAATACAATGTTATCAAATATATCTTATTTTTTACTAGGTTATAGTGGCTCAGAACATAAAGTTGTCAAGTCCATCTTCCATAAACTTCTTGTAGATCGCCATGAATTTAGCAACAAATGCCTCCAGGTGGTAGATAGCTTTGTTCCCCAGCTGCAGCCTGTGTTCGTAGTATGCTGCCATCTGAGACACATCGGCTTTCAGGTGTCCATCACAGTTTCCAAGCAACTCTGTCACCAGTCCCTGAAATACCAGACAAGTAgcagttttactacagtaatcaGTCATCATGGGTAAATTATATTTACCAGTTGATctcattgtaattaattaattttacagaataaaacactGAAATGAAGGCAACTTTACCTTCATGATAATATCTGGTGGGATGCAGTGAGTTAGAAGTTCATACAATCGTGCACGAACCTCCAGAAGCCTGTAAAAGCATAGAACACAACAATGGAGATGTCAGCAAAATACAGCAGTTTTCAAAAAAGCAAGTGAATTAGTTCATGTAGATGTGTTTGACCTCTGAGGACTCTGCTGGCTGACTATAGCATTAGCCGTTTCTCTCAGATACACTTCCCAGTCTGTCTCAGGGATGTCCTGGTCTGGAGAGAACGGATACCTGCAGAATAAAAggtacattttacatttacatgtatgtatCTGGCACACACTTTTATTCTTACGGCTCTCACTTACTGTTGAACTCTGCAGGCCTCGCACATCAGCAAAGCTTTGCGGAGATTGCGACCGGACTTCTCGGCGATCTGTTTGGCCAGCTCAGGGGGAAGCAGCAGTCCCTCTTTTTTGCACACACTTGACAGAACGCTGCACACCTGGAGGGAGGAAGATTGTATCATATTCAGGGGTCAAGCAAAACACATCTCGCAATGCATTACAACTTTgcactttttaaaaacaaaaaagggtATTTTATAATTACAGGAAGTGCAAGCTCACCTCTTCCACACTTGGTAGAGGGACTCTCACAGCCAGGCACCTGCTCCTGATCGGGCCGATCACTTTTGAGGTCGAGTTACAGTACAGGATTAGTCGGCAAGTGGACATGTACTTCTCCATGGTACGGCGCAGGGCATGCTGTGCATCTTTAGTGAGCCGGTCCACTTCTGTCAGTAGCACCACTGTGATTATATCACAGATAACATTATTACCAATACAAGTCATTGTGGTTTATGTCTCCTTAACAGATTAATGATCTAACATGTAATGTATAACATCTCTGAACAAACCCGAACCTTTGAACTCCCTCTGAGCGCTGGACTGAATCTGCTGAGACTGAGCCACAGTTTTTATGAGCTCCTGAATAACCACACGGTCACTGTTCCCGGCATCACTTGAGGAAAAAACAAACCAAATGTGAGAGATAGAACCAAACTTGGAAATTTCTTGGTTTTTAGATTGAGGTCCCATGGCACTGTTATTGAATTTAAAGTTTGCATTACCTTGGATTCACTTCTAAATGGTAGTTGCTGGCAATGGTGTTTATTTCAAGTTTCTTTTTAGAGGGTGTCTACAACAGAAAGAGACAAGACAAAAAGCTTTATGGTTACTTTTTGTTCAAAGTGTCTGATGTTagtgtttttgtaaataaataccGTGATTGTCTGGTGC contains the following coding sequences:
- the rfc3 gene encoding replication factor C subunit 3, translating into MSLWVDKYRPSSLAKLDYHKEQASQLKNLVQCGDFPHLLVYGPSGAGKKTRIMCLLRELYGPGVEKLRIEHQTITTPSKKKLEINTIASNYHLEVNPSDAGNSDRVVIQELIKTVAQSQQIQSSAQREFKVVLLTEVDRLTKDAQHALRRTMEKYMSTCRLILYCNSTSKVIGPIRSRCLAVRVPLPSVEEVCSVLSSVCKKEGLLLPPELAKQIAEKSGRNLRKALLMCEACRVQQYPFSPDQDIPETDWEVYLRETANAIVSQQSPQRLLEVRARLYELLTHCIPPDIIMKGLVTELLGNCDGHLKADVSQMAAYYEHRLQLGNKAIYHLEAFVAKFMAIYKKFMEDGLDNFMF